The Streptomyces sp. NBC_01244 genome contains a region encoding:
- the bioB gene encoding biotin synthase BioB encodes MDLLNTLVDKGLRRELPTREEALAVLATSDDELLDVVAAAGKVRRQWFGRRVKLNYLVNLKSGLCPEDCSYCSQRLGSKAEILKYTWLKPDEASQAAAAGVAGGAKRVCLVASGRGPTDRDVDRVGKTIAAIKEQNEGVEVCACLGLLSDGQAERLKDAGADAYNHNLNTSEATYGQITKTHTYADRVDTVQKAHAAGLSACSGLIAGMGESDEDLVDVVYALRELDSDSVPVNFLIPFEGTPLAKEWNLTPQRALRILAMVRFVCPDVEVRIAGGREVHLRTLQPLALHVANSIFLGDYLTSEGQAGQADLDMIADAGFEVEGAGTTTLPAHRSEVAAAATGGCGSQGSGASVCGSSATADEAGSGCGSACGGCSGHAGHEAPAAAQAAGPVPAQAEAGEVRPGLVAVRRRGAGTDLAPNA; translated from the coding sequence ATGGACCTGCTGAACACCCTCGTGGACAAGGGGCTGCGGCGTGAGCTGCCGACCCGCGAAGAGGCGCTCGCCGTGCTGGCGACCTCTGACGACGAACTGCTCGACGTGGTGGCCGCGGCCGGCAAGGTGCGCCGACAGTGGTTCGGTCGCCGGGTCAAGCTGAACTACCTGGTCAACCTGAAGTCGGGGCTCTGCCCCGAGGACTGCTCGTACTGTTCCCAGCGGCTGGGATCGAAGGCCGAGATCCTCAAATACACGTGGCTGAAGCCCGACGAGGCCTCCCAGGCCGCGGCCGCGGGCGTCGCCGGCGGGGCCAAGCGGGTCTGCCTGGTGGCCAGCGGGCGGGGTCCGACGGACCGCGACGTGGACCGTGTCGGCAAGACGATCGCGGCCATCAAGGAGCAGAACGAGGGCGTCGAGGTGTGCGCCTGCCTCGGTCTCCTGTCGGACGGCCAGGCCGAGCGCCTGAAGGACGCGGGCGCGGATGCCTACAACCACAACCTCAACACCTCCGAGGCCACGTACGGCCAGATCACCAAGACCCACACCTACGCGGACCGGGTCGATACGGTGCAGAAGGCGCACGCCGCCGGCCTGTCGGCGTGCTCGGGCCTGATCGCGGGCATGGGCGAGAGCGACGAGGACCTCGTCGACGTCGTCTACGCGCTGCGCGAGCTCGACAGCGACTCGGTCCCGGTCAACTTCCTGATCCCCTTCGAGGGCACCCCGCTGGCCAAGGAGTGGAACCTCACCCCGCAGCGCGCCCTGCGCATCCTCGCGATGGTCCGCTTCGTCTGCCCCGACGTCGAGGTCCGCATCGCGGGCGGCCGCGAGGTGCACCTGCGCACCCTGCAGCCGCTGGCGCTGCACGTGGCGAATTCGATCTTCCTGGGCGACTACCTGACCAGCGAGGGCCAGGCCGGACAGGCCGACCTCGACATGATCGCGGACGCCGGTTTCGAGGTGGAGGGCGCCGGTACGACGACCCTGCCCGCGCACCGCTCCGAGGTCGCGGCGGCGGCCACCGGGGGCTGCGGCTCCCAGGGCTCCGGCGCCTCGGTCTGCGGCTCCTCCGCCACGGCGGACGAGGCCGGCTCCGGCTGCGGTTCGGCGTGCGGCGGCTGCTCGGGGCACGCCGGGCACGAGGCCCCCGCAGCGGCTCAGGCCGCGGGACCCGTACCGGCCCAGGCCGAGGCGGGCGAGGTCCGGCCGGGTCTGGTGGCGGTACGCCGCCGCGGTGCGGGAACGGATCTCGCGCCCAATGCCTGA
- a CDS encoding adenosylmethionine--8-amino-7-oxononanoate transaminase, translating into MPDQHHAHLAPDVLSARELLALDRQHVWHPYGPMPGRQEPLVVSSASGVRLRLAEPSQGHDELVDGMSSWWSAIHGYNHPALNEAVTGQLGRMSHVMFGGLTHEPAVRLAAKLVELTPAGLEHVFLADSGSVSVEVAVKMCLQYWRSVGRPGKSRLLTWRGGYHGDTWQPMAVCDPEGGMHELWSGILPRQLFADAPPSGFSAPVDESYVAHLRSMFAAHRDELAAVIVEPVVQGAGGMRFHNPGYLRVLRELCDEFDVLLILDEIATGFGRTGALFAADHAGITPDVMCLGKSLTGGYLTLSATLCTERVADGISRGEVPVLAHGPTFMGNPLASSVALASIDLLLGQDWQGEVKRLEAALLEGLAPAADLPGVREVRVLGAIGVVQLDRQVDMARATAAAVREGVWLRPFRDLIYTMPPFVTGDADMARICRAVVAAAKEA; encoded by the coding sequence ATGCCTGATCAGCACCACGCGCACCTCGCGCCCGACGTGCTGTCGGCCCGCGAACTGCTCGCCCTGGACCGGCAGCACGTCTGGCACCCGTACGGCCCGATGCCCGGGCGGCAGGAGCCGCTCGTCGTGTCCTCCGCCTCCGGGGTCCGCCTCCGGCTGGCCGAGCCCTCGCAGGGCCACGACGAGCTGGTCGACGGCATGTCCTCCTGGTGGTCGGCGATCCACGGGTACAACCACCCGGCGCTGAACGAGGCCGTCACCGGCCAGCTCGGCCGGATGTCGCACGTGATGTTCGGCGGGCTCACCCACGAGCCCGCCGTCCGGCTGGCCGCCAAGCTCGTCGAGCTCACCCCGGCCGGCCTGGAGCACGTCTTCCTCGCCGACTCGGGCTCGGTCTCGGTCGAGGTCGCGGTGAAGATGTGCCTCCAGTACTGGCGTTCGGTGGGGCGCCCCGGGAAGAGCCGCCTCCTCACCTGGCGGGGCGGCTACCACGGGGACACCTGGCAGCCGATGGCCGTCTGCGACCCCGAGGGCGGCATGCACGAGCTGTGGTCGGGCATCCTCCCGCGCCAGCTCTTCGCTGACGCCCCGCCGAGCGGCTTCTCCGCACCCGTGGACGAGTCCTACGTCGCCCACCTGCGCTCGATGTTCGCCGCGCACCGGGACGAACTGGCGGCCGTGATCGTGGAGCCGGTGGTCCAGGGCGCGGGCGGCATGCGGTTCCACAACCCGGGCTACCTCCGGGTGCTGCGCGAGCTGTGCGACGAGTTCGACGTGCTGCTGATCCTGGACGAGATCGCCACGGGCTTCGGCCGCACGGGCGCGCTGTTCGCGGCGGACCACGCCGGGATCACCCCGGACGTGATGTGCCTGGGCAAGTCGCTGACCGGCGGTTACCTCACCCTGTCCGCGACGCTCTGCACGGAGCGGGTCGCGGACGGGATCTCGCGCGGCGAGGTCCCGGTCCTGGCCCACGGGCCGACCTTCATGGGCAACCCGCTGGCCAGCTCGGTGGCGCTGGCCTCCATCGACCTGCTGCTCGGTCAGGACTGGCAGGGCGAGGTCAAGCGCCTCGAGGCGGCCCTGCTGGAGGGCCTGGCCCCGGCCGCGGACCTGCCGGGCGTCCGGGAGGTACGGGTCCTGGGCGCGATCGGCGTCGTCCAGCTCGACCGCCAGGTCGACATGGCCCGCGCCACGGCGGCGGCGGTCCGGGAGGGCGTCTGGCTGCGCCCGTTCCGGGACCTGATCTACACGATGCCGCCGTTCGTGACGGGTGACGCCGACATGGCCCGCATCTGCCGGGCCGTGGTCGCGGCCGCGAAGGAGGCCTGA
- the bioD gene encoding dethiobiotin synthase codes for MAVLMVSGTGTEIGKTVVTSAVAAAALAAGLSVAVLKPAQTGVGPDEPADAAEVGRLAGSAVTTVELARYPEPLAPDTAARRAGLPTVSPERIAEAARELALSHDLVLVEGAGGLLVRFDEAGHTLADAARLLGAPVLIVAPAGLGTLNSTALTAEALRARGLTSPGVVIGSWPAEPDLASRCNLADLPSVSALPLLGAVPAGAGTLPPAAFRSSAPAWLAAPLHGTWSAQAG; via the coding sequence ATGGCGGTGCTGATGGTCTCGGGGACGGGAACCGAGATCGGCAAGACGGTCGTCACCTCGGCCGTCGCGGCGGCCGCCCTCGCGGCGGGCCTCTCGGTGGCCGTGCTCAAGCCCGCCCAGACCGGCGTCGGCCCGGACGAGCCCGCAGACGCGGCCGAGGTCGGCCGGCTGGCCGGCTCGGCCGTCACCACGGTGGAGCTCGCCCGCTACCCGGAGCCGTTGGCCCCGGACACGGCGGCCCGGCGCGCGGGGCTCCCGACGGTGTCCCCGGAGCGGATCGCGGAGGCGGCCCGCGAGCTCGCCCTCTCCCACGACCTGGTCCTGGTCGAGGGCGCGGGCGGCCTTCTGGTCCGCTTCGACGAGGCCGGCCACACCCTGGCGGACGCGGCCCGCCTGCTCGGCGCTCCGGTACTGATCGTGGCCCCGGCGGGTCTCGGCACCCTCAACTCCACCGCCCTGACGGCCGAAGCCCTCCGGGCCCGCGGCCTGACCTCCCCGGGCGTGGTGATCGGCAGCTGGCCGGCCGAACCGGACCTGGCGTCCCGCTGCAACCTGGCCGACCTGCCCTCGGTCTCCGCCCTCCCGCTCCTGGGCGCGGTCCCGGCCGGCGCGGGCACCCTCCCCCCGGCCGCTTTCCGCAGCTCGGCGCCCGCCTGGCTCGCCGCCCCCCTCCACGGCACCTGGTCGGCGCAAGCCGGCTGA
- a CDS encoding DMT family transporter: protein MGFLVPVLFALFAALSNALATVLQRRAALTVPQSDGFRFGLVLDLLRRPLWIGGILAVIAAGAGQAVALATGALALVQPLFVLELPLALLIASLVTRTRLPGPLWLAVAGVVAGLGIALVAASPAGNRTDVPADRWVTALAACAVAVAALSVAGLRQRPGRMRAGCLGAATAVCYALTAALMKSAMHVLDEGGIGAFLRTWETYGFAATGICALLLLEHAMQGGPLVASQPALTLGDAGVSVALGVLLYEEHLRAHWWLLPQLLGLCLICAGVLALTRHSAGADAGTT, encoded by the coding sequence GTGGGCTTCCTCGTGCCGGTCCTCTTCGCGCTGTTCGCGGCGCTCAGCAACGCCCTCGCGACCGTGCTCCAGCGGCGGGCGGCACTCACCGTGCCGCAGAGCGACGGATTCCGCTTCGGGCTGGTGCTCGACCTGCTGCGCCGGCCGCTCTGGATCGGCGGGATCCTGGCCGTCATCGCGGCCGGCGCCGGGCAGGCCGTGGCCCTGGCCACGGGCGCGCTGGCCCTCGTACAGCCCCTGTTCGTCCTCGAGCTGCCGCTCGCGCTCCTGATCGCCTCGCTGGTGACGCGGACCCGGTTGCCCGGGCCTTTGTGGCTCGCCGTGGCCGGAGTGGTGGCCGGGCTCGGGATCGCGCTGGTGGCCGCCTCACCGGCGGGGAACCGTACGGATGTTCCGGCCGACCGGTGGGTCACGGCCCTGGCCGCGTGCGCCGTGGCGGTGGCGGCGCTCTCCGTGGCCGGCCTGCGGCAGCGGCCCGGCCGGATGCGGGCCGGATGCCTCGGCGCGGCCACCGCCGTCTGCTACGCGCTGACCGCCGCGCTGATGAAGTCGGCCATGCACGTACTCGACGAGGGCGGCATCGGCGCCTTCCTGCGCACCTGGGAAACCTACGGCTTCGCCGCGACCGGCATCTGCGCCCTCCTGCTCCTCGAACACGCCATGCAGGGCGGCCCACTGGTCGCCTCGCAGCCCGCGCTGACGCTCGGCGACGCGGGCGTGAGCGTCGCGCTGGGAGTGCTGCTGTACGAGGAACACCTCCGGGCCCACTGGTGGCTGCTGCCGCAGCTGCTGGGCCTGTGCCTGATCTGCGCCGGAGTGCTCGCCCTGACCAGGCACAGCGCGGGAGCCGATGCGGGCACGACGTGA
- a CDS encoding GNAT family N-acetyltransferase, with protein sequence MTDLHIRAAVPADAETVLAFWKEAAEGTSITDDADGVTRLVTRDPEALILAECDGVLVGSVIAGWDGWRASLYRLAVLPSRRRRGIATALLEAAERRFVAVGGRRGDAMVLEANERAQRAWAAAGYHREDHWRRWVKPLVETA encoded by the coding sequence ATGACCGATCTGCACATACGGGCCGCGGTGCCGGCCGATGCCGAGACCGTGCTCGCCTTCTGGAAGGAAGCGGCGGAGGGCACGTCGATCACGGACGACGCGGACGGGGTGACCCGGCTCGTCACCCGGGATCCCGAGGCGCTGATCCTCGCGGAATGCGACGGGGTCCTGGTCGGGTCCGTGATCGCCGGCTGGGACGGGTGGCGGGCGTCGCTCTACCGGCTAGCCGTCCTGCCGTCCCGGCGTCGCCGGGGGATCGCCACGGCGCTCCTGGAGGCGGCCGAACGGCGTTTCGTCGCCGTCGGGGGCCGCCGGGGTGACGCGATGGTCCTCGAAGCGAACGAGCGCGCGCAGCGGGCGTGGGCCGCGGCCGGCTACCACCGCGAGGATCACTGGCGGCGCTGGGTCAAACCGCTCGTGGAGACGGCGTGA
- a CDS encoding hemolysin family protein, producing the protein MTEVLLLVVALLLCLACGVFVAAEFSLTTIERSELERAVERGERGADSALAAVRSLTFQLSGAQLGITVTGLVIGMISKPSIAALLKGPFEAMGLSAGAASSTALVLGTVLSTVVLMVVGELVPKNWAISSPLAVARRVATAQRVFSRAFRPLISHLNTTANHMVRRFGMEPAEELASARTPQELAALAWHSAKAGALEKDTAELFMRTLNLADLTAENVMTPRVQVTALELQTTAEDVANATLATGLSRFPVYRGNLDSVVGTVHIKDVLALPAEERHNHPVSSLLREPLLVPESLTVDRLLDRLSGKQTMAVVIDEYGGTAGVATLEDIVEEVVGEVRDEHDPHETPDLAPAGEDPSGRALFSADGSARTDQLQRIGLRVPDGPYETLAGLIATELGRIPLVGDSLELDGWRLDVVDASGRRAARVLLHVPAEPTPDDGAEEAR; encoded by the coding sequence ATGACCGAAGTGCTCCTGCTCGTCGTGGCGCTGCTGCTCTGCCTTGCCTGCGGAGTCTTCGTCGCGGCCGAGTTCTCGCTGACCACCATCGAGCGCAGTGAACTGGAACGGGCCGTCGAGCGCGGCGAGCGCGGCGCCGACAGCGCCCTGGCCGCGGTCCGCAGCCTGACGTTCCAGCTCTCCGGCGCCCAGCTCGGCATCACGGTGACCGGCCTGGTCATCGGCATGATCTCCAAGCCCTCGATCGCCGCCCTCCTCAAGGGCCCCTTCGAGGCCATGGGACTGTCCGCCGGAGCCGCGTCCTCCACCGCCCTGGTCCTCGGCACCGTGCTGTCGACCGTCGTCCTGATGGTCGTGGGCGAGCTCGTCCCCAAGAACTGGGCGATCTCCTCCCCGCTGGCCGTCGCCAGGCGGGTCGCCACCGCGCAGCGGGTCTTCAGCCGCGCCTTCAGGCCCCTCATCAGCCATCTGAACACCACGGCGAACCACATGGTCCGCCGGTTCGGCATGGAGCCCGCCGAGGAACTCGCCTCGGCGCGCACCCCCCAGGAGCTGGCGGCCCTGGCCTGGCACTCCGCGAAGGCGGGCGCCCTGGAGAAGGACACCGCCGAACTGTTCATGCGGACCTTGAACCTCGCCGACCTGACCGCGGAGAACGTCATGACCCCCCGGGTCCAGGTCACCGCCCTGGAGCTGCAGACCACCGCCGAGGACGTGGCGAACGCGACCCTGGCCACCGGGCTGTCGCGCTTCCCCGTCTACCGGGGCAACCTCGACAGCGTCGTCGGCACCGTCCACATCAAGGACGTACTGGCGCTGCCGGCCGAGGAGCGCCACAACCACCCCGTGTCCTCGCTGCTGCGCGAACCCCTCCTCGTACCGGAGTCGCTGACCGTGGACCGGCTCCTGGACCGGTTGTCCGGGAAGCAGACGATGGCCGTGGTCATCGACGAGTACGGCGGCACGGCGGGTGTGGCCACGCTGGAGGACATCGTCGAGGAGGTCGTCGGCGAGGTCCGCGACGAGCACGACCCGCACGAGACCCCCGACCTGGCCCCGGCCGGGGAGGACCCCTCCGGGCGCGCCCTGTTCTCCGCGGACGGCTCCGCGCGCACCGACCAGCTCCAGCGGATCGGGCTGCGCGTGCCGGACGGCCCGTACGAGACGCTGGCCGGCCTGATAGCGACCGAGCTGGGGCGGATCCCGCTGGTCGGCGACAGCCTGGAGCTCGACGGCTGGCGGCTGGACGTGGTGGACGCGAGCGGGCGGCGGGCGGCGCGGGTGCTGTTGCACGTGCCGGCCGAACCGACCCCCGATGATGGTGCGGAGGAGGCCCGATGA
- a CDS encoding hemolysin family protein, protein MTAVQLLIGLATLVVNAFFVGAEFAMISVRRSQIEPYAEQGDRRARAVLWGLEHVSALMAAAQLGITLCTLVLGVVAEPAIAHLLTPVFDFFGVPSGLTHAISFVVALALATYLHMLFGEMLPKNVALAEPVRTALLLGPPLVTLTRGLKPVIFAINAFANTLLRLLRVEVKGEVGATFSDDELARIVKDSSDAGLIDDRASERLHDALGLGRRPVTDVVLPADRVVPAREGITPAGLERLSAESGYSRFPMIDAQGRILGYLHVKDALDAAERDEPFPVGALRTIAHVRAETPLDDVLTAMRRSRTHLAAVLGPDGVMTGLVTMEDVLRELFGRPASA, encoded by the coding sequence ATGACCGCCGTCCAGTTGCTGATCGGCCTGGCGACCCTGGTCGTCAACGCCTTCTTCGTCGGCGCGGAGTTCGCCATGATCTCCGTACGGCGCAGCCAGATCGAGCCGTACGCCGAGCAGGGCGACCGCAGGGCGCGCGCCGTGCTGTGGGGCCTGGAGCACGTGTCGGCGCTCATGGCGGCTGCCCAGCTGGGCATCACGCTGTGCACCTTGGTGCTGGGTGTGGTGGCCGAGCCGGCCATCGCCCACCTGCTGACCCCGGTGTTCGACTTCTTCGGGGTGCCGTCCGGGCTGACCCACGCGATCTCCTTCGTGGTGGCGCTGGCCCTGGCCACGTACCTGCACATGCTCTTCGGCGAGATGCTGCCGAAGAACGTGGCGCTGGCCGAGCCGGTGCGGACCGCCCTGCTGCTGGGTCCGCCGCTGGTGACCCTGACCCGTGGGCTGAAGCCGGTGATCTTCGCGATCAACGCCTTCGCCAACACCCTGCTCCGTCTGCTGCGGGTGGAGGTCAAGGGCGAGGTCGGGGCGACCTTCTCGGACGACGAGCTGGCCCGGATCGTCAAGGACTCCAGCGACGCGGGACTCATCGACGACCGCGCGAGCGAGCGGCTGCACGACGCCCTGGGACTGGGGCGGCGGCCGGTGACCGATGTGGTGCTGCCCGCGGACCGGGTGGTTCCGGCCCGCGAGGGCATCACACCGGCCGGACTGGAGCGGCTGTCGGCCGAGTCGGGGTACTCCCGGTTCCCGATGATCGACGCGCAGGGCCGGATCCTGGGGTACCTGCACGTCAAGGACGCACTGGACGCGGCCGAGCGGGACGAGCCCTTCCCGGTCGGCGCGCTGCGGACGATCGCGCACGTCCGGGCGGAGACCCCGCTGGACGACGTGCTGACCGCGATGCGGCGCAGCCGTACGCACCTGGCGGCGGTGCTCGGGCCGGACGGGGTCATGACGGGCCTGGTCACGATGGAGGACGTGCTGCGGGAGCTGTTCGGCAGGCCTGCTTCGGCGTAG
- a CDS encoding SGNH/GDSL hydrolase family protein, translating into MEMNARYTSFVAVGDSFTEGMSDLLPDGSYRGWADLLADRLAAREPGFRYANLAVRGKLIGQIAGEQAPAAAEMGADVVTLVGGLNDTLRPKVDVGRVRGHLEEAVGLLAPSCGTLVLMRSPGRDGPVMERFRPRMEELFVIIEELAARHGALVVDLYGSSALGDPRMWDVDRLHLTAEGHRRVAEAVWQTLGLPPEADWSAELAPTPPPGWTARRSQDLSFARQHLLPWVGRRLTGRSSGDGRPAKRPELLPYEAPAADRLA; encoded by the coding sequence ATGGAGATGAATGCGCGGTACACCAGTTTCGTCGCGGTCGGCGACTCCTTCACCGAGGGCATGTCGGACCTGCTCCCCGACGGCTCCTACCGGGGCTGGGCCGATCTGCTCGCCGACCGCCTCGCCGCCCGCGAGCCGGGCTTCCGCTACGCGAACCTCGCGGTCCGCGGCAAGCTGATCGGGCAGATCGCCGGGGAGCAGGCTCCCGCGGCCGCCGAGATGGGCGCCGACGTGGTGACCCTGGTCGGCGGGCTGAACGACACCCTGCGCCCCAAGGTGGACGTGGGCCGGGTGCGCGGGCACCTGGAAGAGGCCGTCGGGCTGCTGGCGCCCTCCTGCGGGACGCTGGTCCTGATGCGCTCGCCGGGCCGCGACGGCCCCGTGATGGAACGTTTCCGTCCGCGCATGGAGGAGCTCTTCGTCATCATCGAGGAGCTCGCCGCGCGGCACGGCGCCCTCGTGGTCGACCTGTACGGGTCCTCCGCGCTCGGCGACCCGCGGATGTGGGACGTGGACCGGCTGCACCTGACGGCCGAAGGCCACCGCAGGGTCGCGGAGGCCGTCTGGCAGACGCTGGGCCTGCCGCCCGAGGCGGACTGGAGCGCCGAACTGGCGCCCACGCCCCCTCCCGGGTGGACCGCGCGCCGCTCGCAGGACCTCAGCTTCGCCCGGCAGCACCTCCTGCCCTGGGTCGGCCGCCGCCTCACGGGCCGCTCCAGCGGGGACGGCCGGCCCGCCAAACGCCCGGAACTGCTGCCGTACGAGGCTCCGGCGGCCGACCGGCTCGCATAG
- the purB gene encoding adenylosuccinate lyase → MTAKPRIPNVLAGRYASAELAVLWSPEYKVTLERRLWLAVLRAQKDLGIEVPDEALADYERVLETVDLASIAEREKITRHDVKARIEEFNALAGHEHVHKGMTSRDLTENVEQLQIRLSLELIRDRTVAVLARLGKLAGEHAELVMAGRSHNVAAQATTLGKRFATAADELLVSYGRLDDLLTRYPLRGIKGPVGTSQDMLDLLGGDAAKLADLEQRIAAHLGFGQAFTSVGQVYPRSLDYDVVTALVQLAAAPSSIAKTIRLMAGHELVTEGFKPGQVGSSAMPHKMNTRSCERVNGLMVILRGYASMTGELAGDQWNEGDVSCSVVRRVALPDAFFALDGLMETFLTVLDEFGAFPAVVARELDRYLPFLATTKVLMGAVRAGVGRESAHEVIKEHAVASALAMREQGAERNELLDKLAADERMPLDRAQLDALMADKLSFTGAAGDQVAAVVSRIEEITKEHPEAAGYTPGSIL, encoded by the coding sequence GTGACTGCCAAGCCCCGCATCCCCAATGTCCTGGCCGGCCGCTACGCCTCCGCGGAGCTCGCCGTCCTGTGGTCCCCCGAGTACAAGGTGACGCTGGAGCGGCGGCTGTGGCTCGCCGTGCTCCGCGCCCAGAAGGATCTCGGCATCGAGGTCCCCGACGAGGCCCTCGCCGACTACGAGCGCGTCCTGGAGACCGTCGACCTCGCCTCCATCGCCGAGCGCGAGAAGATCACCCGGCACGACGTGAAGGCCCGCATCGAGGAGTTCAACGCCCTCGCCGGCCACGAGCACGTCCACAAGGGCATGACCTCCCGCGACCTCACCGAGAACGTCGAGCAGCTCCAGATCCGCCTCTCGCTGGAACTGATCCGTGACCGCACGGTCGCCGTCCTCGCCCGTCTCGGCAAGCTGGCCGGCGAGCACGCCGAGCTGGTCATGGCCGGCCGCTCCCACAACGTCGCCGCTCAGGCGACCACCCTGGGCAAGCGCTTCGCCACCGCCGCCGACGAGCTGCTGGTCTCGTACGGCCGCCTGGACGACCTGCTGACCCGCTACCCGCTGCGCGGCATCAAGGGACCGGTCGGCACCTCGCAGGACATGCTCGACCTGCTGGGCGGCGACGCCGCGAAGCTGGCCGACCTCGAGCAGCGGATCGCGGCCCACCTCGGCTTCGGCCAGGCCTTCACCTCGGTCGGCCAGGTCTACCCGCGCTCCCTCGACTACGACGTGGTCACCGCCCTGGTCCAGCTGGCCGCGGCACCCTCCTCCATCGCCAAGACGATCCGCCTGATGGCCGGCCACGAGCTCGTGACCGAGGGCTTCAAGCCCGGCCAGGTCGGCTCCTCCGCGATGCCGCACAAGATGAACACCCGCTCCTGCGAGCGCGTGAACGGCCTGATGGTCATCCTGCGCGGCTACGCGTCGATGACCGGCGAGCTGGCCGGCGACCAGTGGAACGAGGGCGACGTCTCCTGCTCCGTCGTCCGCCGGGTCGCGCTGCCCGACGCGTTCTTCGCCCTCGACGGCCTGATGGAGACCTTCCTGACGGTCCTGGACGAGTTCGGCGCCTTCCCCGCCGTCGTGGCCCGCGAGCTGGACCGCTACCTCCCCTTCCTTGCCACCACCAAGGTTCTGATGGGTGCCGTGCGGGCCGGGGTGGGCCGCGAGTCCGCCCACGAGGTCATCAAGGAGCACGCGGTGGCCTCCGCCCTCGCCATGCGCGAGCAGGGTGCCGAGCGCAACGAGCTGCTCGACAAGCTGGCCGCCGACGAGCGGATGCCGCTGGACCGGGCCCAGCTGGACGCCCTGATGGCCGACAAGCTGTCCTTCACCGGCGCGGCGGGCGACCAGGTCGCCGCGGTGGTCTCGCGCATCGAGGAGATCACCAAGGAGCACCCCGAGGCCGCGGGCTACACCCCCGGGTCGATCCTCTGA
- the mug gene encoding G/U mismatch-specific DNA glycosylase has protein sequence MTPEELDSARDRVLPDVVAGGLRVLFCGINPGLLSAATGHHFARPGNRFWPVLHLSGFTPRLLSPDEQDELPTYRLGITNVVARATARADELSAEEFREGGRILTAKVELLRPQWLAVVGVTAYRTAFGERKARIGPQERTIGATRIWALPNPSGLNARWTAASMAQEYARLRAAAESTDPAGADP, from the coding sequence CTGACCCCCGAAGAGCTCGACTCCGCCCGCGACCGCGTCCTCCCGGACGTGGTCGCGGGCGGTCTTCGCGTCCTCTTCTGCGGCATCAACCCGGGCCTCCTCTCCGCCGCGACGGGCCACCACTTCGCCCGCCCCGGCAACCGCTTCTGGCCGGTCCTCCATCTGTCGGGTTTCACCCCGCGGCTCCTGTCCCCCGACGAGCAGGACGAGTTGCCGACGTACCGCCTCGGCATCACGAACGTCGTGGCCCGCGCCACGGCCCGCGCCGACGAGCTGAGCGCCGAGGAGTTCCGTGAGGGCGGCCGCATCCTGACGGCCAAGGTGGAACTCCTGCGCCCCCAGTGGCTGGCCGTGGTCGGAGTCACCGCCTACCGCACCGCCTTCGGCGAGCGAAAGGCCCGGATCGGCCCCCAGGAGCGCACCATCGGCGCCACCCGCATCTGGGCCCTCCCCAACCCCAGCGGCCTCAACGCCCGCTGGACCGCCGCCTCCATGGCCCAGGAGTACGCCCGCCTCCGCGCGGCCGCCGAGTCCACCGATCCCGCCGGCGCCGACCCGTAG
- a CDS encoding HAD family hydrolase, translated as MIKPIELVIFDCDGVLVDSERIAARVQVALGAELGWPLTEAEVIDRFIGRSSVSIREQITDRLGPEAAAHWWDRFEELHREAVDSGLSPVDGLPQALDAIALPTCVASSGSHEKMRHTLGRTGLYARFEGRIHSATEVSRGKPAPDLFLYAARRMGVDPAACAVVEDSRPGVQAARAAGMRAFGYAGGLTPAERLEGPGTVVFDDMRQLPGLLTDH; from the coding sequence ATCATCAAGCCGATCGAACTCGTGATATTCGACTGCGACGGGGTTCTCGTCGACAGCGAACGGATAGCCGCCCGCGTCCAGGTCGCTCTGGGGGCGGAGCTCGGCTGGCCCCTCACCGAGGCCGAGGTCATCGACCGGTTCATCGGACGCTCCTCCGTCTCCATCCGCGAGCAGATCACCGACCGGCTCGGTCCCGAGGCGGCCGCGCACTGGTGGGACCGGTTCGAGGAACTCCACCGGGAGGCGGTGGACTCGGGGCTGTCACCCGTGGACGGTCTTCCTCAGGCGCTCGACGCGATCGCCCTGCCGACGTGTGTCGCCTCCAGCGGCTCGCACGAGAAGATGCGGCACACCCTCGGCCGCACCGGCCTCTACGCACGCTTCGAAGGCCGCATCCACAGCGCCACCGAGGTCTCCCGCGGCAAACCCGCCCCGGACCTCTTCCTGTACGCCGCGCGGCGGATGGGCGTGGATCCCGCCGCTTGCGCGGTCGTCGAGGACAGCCGTCCCGGCGTCCAGGCCGCCCGCGCCGCCGGAATGCGGGCCTTCGGCTACGCCGGCGGGCTGACCCCCGCCGAGCGACTCGAAGGCCCCGGCACCGTCGTCTTCGACGACATGCGCCAACTCCCCGGCCTCCTCACCGACCACTGA